A window from Rana temporaria chromosome 8, aRanTem1.1, whole genome shotgun sequence encodes these proteins:
- the BBIP1 gene encoding BBSome-interacting protein 1 isoform X2: MPEVKSMFREVLPKQGQLFVEDVPTMVLCKPKLLPLKSVTLTKLEKMQRDAQEVIRQQELAQLDQQNAQT; encoded by the exons ATGCCAGAAGTAAAATCCATGTTTCGGGAGGTGCTCCCCAAGCAAG GGCAGCTATTTGTTGAAGACGTCCCCACCATGGTGTTGTGTAAGCCGAAGCTTCTACCTCTAAAGTCGGTAACGCTAACAAAGCTGGAGAAGATGCAGCGCGATGCCCAGGAAGTCATCCGCCAGCAGGAATTGGCTCAGCTGGATCAGCAGAATGCCCAAACCTGA